A genomic stretch from Patagioenas fasciata isolate bPatFas1 chromosome 8, bPatFas1.hap1, whole genome shotgun sequence includes:
- the FOXI2 gene encoding forkhead box protein I2: MQTFEPPPHAQELLDVAVCPGIYPGRSQPPPAANPYLWLGGPAAPFLPADPFLPPGCASAQRPSPGSAGAERGWAVLPPQQECLRPARPPYSYSALIAMAIHSAPGRRRTLSQIYQYVAENFPFYKKSKAGWQNSIRHNLSLNDCFKKVPRDEDDPGKGNYWTLDPNCEKMFDNGNFRRRRKRRAEAGAPEGAEGSGGDPRGSCPAGPFYGRAGAQA; this comes from the exons ATGCAGACCTTCGAGCCGCCGCCCCACGCCCAGGAGCTGCTGGACGTGGCGGTCTGTCCCGGCATCTACCCGGGCCGGTCCCAGCCCCCGCCCGCCGCTAATCCCTACCTGTGGctcggcggccccgccgcccctttCCTGCCCGCCGACCCCTTCCTCCCGCCGGGCTGCGCCTCCGCTCAGAGGCCGTCGCCGGGCTCCGCGGGTGCGGAGCGGGGCTGGGCGGTGCTGCCCCCGCAGCAGGAGTGTCTGCGCCCGGCGAGGCCGCCCTATTCCTACTCGGCGCTGATCGCTATGGCCATCCACAGCGCGCCGGGCCGGCGGCGGACCCTCAGCCAGATCTACCAGTATGTGGCCGAAAACTTCCCCTTCTACAAGAAAAGCAAAGCGGGATGGCAGAACTCCATCCGGCACAACCTCTCCCTCAACGACTGCTTCAAGAAAGTCCCACGGGACGAGGACGACCCGG GCAAAGGCAACTACTGGACCCTCGACCCCAACTGCGAGAAAATGTTCGATAACGGCAATtttaggaggaggaggaagagacgGGCCGAGGCCGGTGCGCCCGAAGGGGCCGAGGGGAGCGGCGGGGACCCGCGGGGGTCCTGCCCCGCCGGTCCCTTCTACGGCCGTGCCGGAGCGCAGGCGTGA